A region of Streptomyces sp. NBC_01750 DNA encodes the following proteins:
- a CDS encoding maleate cis-trans isomerase family protein: MDVSFLGGPRPQRGVGVVAPFDFALDRELWRWVPDNVSLRLTRTPYVPVEVSLDLARLVSEHETLRDAVRALGASEPEVVAYACTSGSFVGGLAGERAMCEAMSSAGEVPSLTTSGALLEALDELGAGRIALVTPYTESVTQALEEYLAEAGVTVTGRAFLGLTRHIWKVPYRSVVDMARQAVVGAADALFISCTNLPTYDAIPQLEAELRMPVLSANQVTMWAALRGIGVHAVGPYQALLLQPEAAEVEPPQMPSAHQAPQPQQAQPAQPEEQEGWT; encoded by the coding sequence ATGGATGTCTCCTTTCTCGGCGGGCCACGGCCACAGCGCGGTGTCGGTGTGGTCGCCCCGTTCGATTTCGCCCTGGACCGGGAGCTGTGGCGCTGGGTCCCCGACAATGTCTCGCTGCGTCTGACCCGTACCCCTTATGTGCCTGTCGAGGTCTCGTTGGACCTGGCCCGCCTGGTGAGCGAGCACGAGACACTGCGCGATGCGGTACGGGCACTGGGCGCTTCCGAGCCCGAGGTGGTCGCCTACGCCTGTACGTCGGGCAGCTTCGTCGGCGGCCTGGCCGGGGAGCGGGCCATGTGCGAGGCGATGAGCTCGGCGGGGGAAGTGCCCTCGCTGACCACCTCCGGCGCCCTGCTCGAAGCACTCGACGAGCTGGGCGCCGGCCGTATCGCCCTGGTCACGCCCTATACGGAATCGGTGACCCAGGCCTTGGAGGAGTATCTGGCGGAAGCCGGGGTAACGGTCACGGGCCGCGCTTTTCTGGGGCTGACCCGGCACATCTGGAAGGTGCCGTACCGGTCGGTCGTGGACATGGCGCGGCAAGCGGTGGTGGGCGCGGCGGACGCGCTCTTCATCAGCTGCACGAATCTGCCGACGTACGACGCGATCCCGCAACTGGAGGCCGAACTGAGGATGCCGGTGCTCTCGGCGAACCAGGTGACGATGTGGGCGGCGCTGCGCGGGATCGGGGTGCACGCGGTCGGCCCGTACCAGGCGCTGCTGCTGCAGCCGGAGGCCGCTGAGGTGGAGCCGCCACAGATGCCGTCGGCTCACCAGGCACCGCAGCCCCAGCAGGCCCAGCCGGCTCAGCCCGAAGAACAGGAAGGCTGGACATGA
- a CDS encoding D-2-hydroxyacid dehydrogenase, which yields MSEPTLLVLAADPPPRLGQLAGRVRVQYADEQTLASRLPYADVLLVWDFTSDAVRRGWPGEGPRPRWVHTPSAGVDRLLCPELIASDTVVTNARGVFEEPIAEYVAGLVLAMAKDLPGTLELQRQRRWRHREGLRVAGTRATVVGAGPIGRAVARTLEALGVTVAVVGRTERPGIHGTQDLDRLLARADWVVCAAPLTDATRGMFDARRFALMQPSAHFINVGRGPLVVEDDLVTALNNRWIAGAALDVFVSEPVTPDSALWDVPGLIVSPHMSGDTVGWRDRLGEQFVELYELWEAGKPFPNVVDKKRGYVPMHDVSAD from the coding sequence ATGTCTGAACCCACCCTCCTTGTCCTGGCGGCCGACCCCCCGCCGCGTCTCGGTCAACTGGCCGGAAGGGTCCGCGTCCAGTACGCCGACGAGCAGACGCTCGCCTCTCGACTCCCCTACGCAGACGTCCTGTTGGTATGGGATTTCACCTCCGACGCGGTACGCCGCGGCTGGCCCGGCGAGGGCCCGCGGCCGCGCTGGGTGCACACCCCGAGCGCGGGCGTGGACCGGCTGCTGTGCCCCGAGCTGATCGCTTCCGACACGGTCGTCACGAACGCCCGCGGAGTCTTCGAGGAACCGATCGCCGAATACGTGGCGGGACTGGTGCTCGCCATGGCCAAGGACCTCCCCGGAACCCTGGAGCTCCAGCGGCAGCGGCGCTGGCGCCACCGCGAGGGCCTGCGGGTCGCGGGCACCAGGGCGACGGTCGTCGGCGCGGGCCCGATCGGCCGGGCCGTGGCCCGCACGCTGGAGGCTCTCGGCGTCACCGTGGCGGTCGTGGGCCGCACCGAGCGGCCCGGAATCCACGGCACGCAGGATCTCGACCGGCTGCTCGCCCGTGCCGACTGGGTCGTCTGCGCCGCGCCGCTCACCGACGCGACACGCGGGATGTTCGACGCGCGGCGCTTCGCACTGATGCAGCCGTCGGCGCACTTCATCAATGTGGGGCGCGGTCCGCTGGTGGTGGAGGACGATCTCGTCACCGCGCTGAACAACCGGTGGATCGCGGGCGCTGCCCTCGATGTGTTCGTGTCCGAGCCGGTCACGCCCGACAGCGCGCTGTGGGACGTCCCCGGGCTGATCGTCTCGCCGCATATGAGCGGCGACACGGTCGGCTGGCGGGACCGTCTGGGTGAACAGTTCGTCGAGTTGTACGAACTGTGGGAGGCCGGAAAGCCGTTCCCGAACGTGGTGGACAAGAAACGTGGGTACGTCCCCATGCATGATGTCTCCGCTGACTGA
- a CDS encoding putative bifunctional diguanylate cyclase/phosphodiesterase: MSGTSEGTGPAGVAVPGSNRPLLTERHSAGRAAAELRDYRAAFNAAHLAMAVVDHEGLTVSANEAFAALLGTEPVTLLDQSAADLVDLASDGRTWQAYREVLRGRRSRFRCTRRLKHPDGRTLWAEVTVAPVPESSNVLLSITDVSDRRELLARLRQVQMHDPVTRLPNRTLFFERLSAALESSAYDQGSTGRIGLCYLDLDGFKAVNDTLGHRVGDRLLAAVATRLTECADSDGHTRSGSHLVARLGGDEFAILVEDSTGTEQLADLARSVLVALQQPFDLAGQRLSVSASIGVVERAAAGTTATGLMQAADTTLYWAKADGRARWTLFDPERNAHRMTRQALSSTLRPAVERGEFALEYQPLVGMADGVPRGVEALVRWNHPQFGTLAPNRFIAIAEEDGSIVQLGRWVLRTACRQARQWQKDHPDALPLFVSVNVAVRQVWDSDLVADVAEILAETGLPPHLLQLELTESAVMGSAGRPLQALQALSDMGVRIAIDDFGTGYSNLAYLSRLPVSVLKLDGSFVRGFQDEAHPNPADETIVEAMVQLAHRLGLTVTAECVETAGQASRLRRIGCDTGQGWLYSRAVAPERIAELIGSGALSV; this comes from the coding sequence GTGAGCGGAACCTCCGAAGGAACAGGGCCGGCCGGAGTCGCAGTCCCCGGAAGCAACCGGCCGTTACTCACAGAGCGTCACAGCGCCGGCCGGGCGGCCGCCGAACTGCGTGACTACCGCGCCGCGTTCAACGCCGCGCACCTCGCGATGGCCGTCGTCGACCACGAGGGCCTGACGGTCAGCGCGAACGAGGCCTTCGCCGCGCTGCTCGGCACCGAGCCCGTCACCCTGCTGGACCAGTCCGCGGCCGATCTCGTCGACCTGGCATCGGACGGCCGTACCTGGCAGGCGTACCGCGAAGTGCTGCGCGGCCGCCGCTCCAGGTTCCGCTGCACGCGCCGCCTCAAGCACCCGGACGGGCGCACGCTCTGGGCCGAAGTCACCGTCGCGCCGGTGCCGGAAAGCAGCAATGTGCTGCTCTCCATCACGGACGTCAGCGACCGGCGCGAGCTGCTCGCGCGGCTGCGGCAGGTCCAGATGCACGACCCGGTGACGCGGCTGCCCAACCGCACGCTCTTCTTCGAGCGGCTCTCGGCGGCGCTGGAGTCATCGGCCTACGACCAGGGCTCCACCGGGCGGATCGGGCTCTGCTACCTGGACCTGGACGGCTTCAAGGCGGTCAACGACACGCTCGGGCACAGGGTCGGCGACCGGCTGCTGGCCGCCGTCGCCACCCGGCTCACCGAGTGCGCGGACAGCGACGGCCACACGCGCAGCGGCAGCCATCTGGTGGCCCGCCTCGGGGGCGACGAGTTCGCGATCCTGGTCGAGGACTCCACCGGTACGGAGCAGCTCGCCGACCTCGCCAGATCCGTACTGGTCGCGCTCCAGCAGCCGTTCGACCTCGCGGGACAGCGGCTCTCGGTGTCGGCGTCGATCGGGGTCGTGGAACGGGCAGCGGCCGGGACGACCGCGACGGGTCTGATGCAGGCCGCGGACACCACACTGTACTGGGCGAAGGCGGACGGCAGGGCTCGCTGGACCCTCTTCGACCCCGAGCGCAACGCGCACCGGATGACGAGGCAGGCGCTCTCCTCCACGCTCCGGCCGGCCGTGGAGCGCGGCGAGTTCGCCCTGGAGTACCAGCCGCTGGTGGGGATGGCGGACGGGGTGCCGCGAGGCGTGGAGGCGCTGGTGCGCTGGAACCACCCGCAGTTCGGCACGCTCGCGCCGAATCGGTTCATCGCCATCGCGGAGGAGGACGGCTCGATCGTCCAGCTCGGCCGGTGGGTGCTGCGTACGGCGTGCCGCCAGGCCCGCCAGTGGCAGAAGGACCATCCGGACGCCCTGCCGCTGTTCGTGAGCGTCAATGTCGCCGTGCGGCAGGTCTGGGACTCCGACCTGGTCGCGGACGTGGCGGAGATCCTGGCCGAGACGGGCCTGCCACCGCATCTGCTGCAGCTGGAGCTCACCGAGTCCGCGGTGATGGGTTCGGCCGGCCGCCCGCTCCAGGCGCTGCAGGCACTGAGCGACATGGGTGTGCGGATCGCGATCGACGACTTCGGGACCGGGTACTCGAACCTGGCGTATCTGAGCCGGCTGCCGGTGTCCGTACTGAAGCTCGACGGATCGTTTGTCCGCGGCTTCCAGGACGAGGCGCACCCGAACCCGGCGGACGAGACGATCGTCGAGGCGATGGTGCAACTGGCGCACCGGCTGGGCCTGACGGTCACGGCGGAGTGCGTGGAGACGGCCGGCCAGGCGTCGCGTCTGCGGCGGATCGGGTGCGACACGGGTCAGGGCTGGCTGTACTCACGGGCGGTGGCGCCGGAACGGATCGCGGAGCTGATCGGCTCCGGCGCGCTGTCGGTCTGA
- a CDS encoding M6 family metalloprotease domain-containing protein: MEGQQSPEGTPVGVAPGVEWGRLRSAAAALTSLMALAATGLVAGPAVAESPGGPCALPRTAAHHSLGVDSWDSAYPRPVGNLDAVMIFLSFPDSVPLNSPDDLARDHFPATSQFFARASYGQFALRPHPQHQWVPMPKSSTGYGIKRDWDSARRSAYLRDAVAAADSTVDFSRYDVVYLVADPDAPGVDADATKVVNLEQPLHADGTDIKRVVTVFESHPPDHNVLAHETGHAFDLPDLYHRPTDGKGDWDTYVGDWDVMGSQFGLAPDLFAWHKWKLGWLDQRSVRCVQKSELITLETVEAAPGGSLGTRLAVVRTGEDTALAIEARSSMGNDRETCAEGVLLYRVQAETASGGGPIEVVDTHPDTEACWDRSVYPPLADAPLGVGETFTMPGTPGERTRVQVVDRTRSGAWTIRITTA, encoded by the coding sequence GTGGAGGGTCAGCAGTCACCCGAGGGAACACCCGTGGGAGTGGCCCCGGGAGTGGAATGGGGACGCCTGCGCAGCGCCGCGGCCGCCCTCACCTCCCTCATGGCGCTCGCCGCCACCGGCCTGGTGGCCGGCCCGGCCGTGGCCGAGTCGCCCGGAGGGCCCTGTGCGCTGCCCCGCACTGCCGCTCACCACTCGCTCGGCGTCGACTCCTGGGACTCTGCCTACCCGCGACCTGTCGGGAACCTGGACGCGGTCATGATCTTCCTGTCGTTCCCGGACTCGGTGCCGCTGAACTCACCGGACGACCTCGCGAGGGACCACTTCCCGGCCACCAGCCAGTTCTTCGCGCGTGCCTCGTACGGGCAGTTCGCGCTGCGCCCGCATCCGCAGCACCAGTGGGTGCCGATGCCGAAGTCCTCGACCGGGTACGGGATAAAGCGGGACTGGGACTCGGCGCGGCGCAGCGCTTATCTGCGCGACGCGGTCGCCGCGGCGGACTCGACGGTCGACTTCTCCCGCTACGACGTCGTCTATCTCGTCGCCGACCCGGACGCGCCCGGTGTGGACGCCGACGCGACGAAGGTCGTCAACCTGGAGCAGCCGCTGCATGCCGACGGCACGGACATCAAACGGGTGGTCACCGTCTTCGAGAGCCATCCGCCGGACCACAATGTGCTGGCCCACGAGACCGGGCACGCCTTCGACCTGCCGGATCTCTACCACCGGCCGACGGACGGCAAGGGGGACTGGGACACGTACGTCGGGGACTGGGATGTGATGGGCAGCCAGTTCGGGCTCGCGCCGGATCTCTTCGCCTGGCACAAGTGGAAGCTGGGCTGGCTGGACCAGCGGTCCGTGCGGTGTGTGCAGAAGTCCGAGCTGATCACGCTGGAGACGGTGGAGGCCGCGCCCGGCGGGAGCCTCGGCACGCGGCTCGCCGTCGTCAGGACCGGGGAGGACACCGCGCTCGCGATCGAGGCGCGCAGCTCGATGGGCAACGACCGGGAGACCTGCGCGGAGGGAGTGCTGCTGTACCGCGTACAGGCCGAGACGGCGTCGGGCGGCGGTCCGATCGAGGTGGTGGACACGCATCCGGACACCGAGGCGTGCTGGGACCGGTCGGTCTATCCACCGCTCGCGGACGCGCCGCTGGGGGTCGGCGAGACGTTCACGATGCCGGGGACGCCGGGTGAGCGCACAAGGGTGCAGGTGGTGGATCGGACGCGGTCGGGCGCGTGGACGATCAGGATCACGACGGCGTAG
- a CDS encoding DUF3830 family protein — protein sequence MADRYVTVALDKRGVQCTAKLLTEKAPLTCAAVWDALPLAGDVYHAKYARNEIYALLPAFAEQEPPLENPTVTPIPGDLCYFTFSDVQLGTASYGYGEQAAHHGRRTVVDLALFYERNNLLLNGDTGWVPGIVWGSVVDGLDRMAEACHDLWRAGALGETLSFRRAP from the coding sequence ATGGCCGACCGATACGTGACCGTTGCCCTCGACAAGCGCGGTGTGCAGTGCACCGCGAAACTGCTGACCGAAAAGGCCCCGCTGACCTGCGCGGCTGTGTGGGACGCGCTGCCCCTGGCCGGGGATGTCTACCACGCGAAGTATGCCCGTAATGAGATCTATGCCCTGCTGCCGGCGTTCGCGGAGCAGGAGCCACCGCTGGAGAACCCGACGGTGACGCCCATTCCGGGTGATCTGTGCTATTTCACCTTCTCCGATGTGCAGTTGGGCACGGCGTCCTACGGATACGGGGAGCAGGCCGCCCACCATGGCCGCCGTACCGTCGTCGACCTCGCGCTCTTCTACGAGCGCAACAACCTGCTGCTCAACGGCGACACCGGCTGGGTCCCCGGCATCGTCTGGGGCTCGGTGGTCGACGGCCTCGACCGGATGGCCGAGGCCTGCCACGACCTGTGGCGAGCCGGTGCGCTGGGCGAGACGCTCAGCTTCCGCCGGGCGCCGTAG
- a CDS encoding amidase, translating to MSPLTDLTARQLLAGYEKGDFSPVDATLAALERIEVVQPLVNAFVRVDAEQALAQARASTERWHRKQPQGLLDGVPVTVKDLLLQRGVPTLRGSKTVSAEGKWDEDAPSVARLRAHGAVFLGRTTTPEFGWKGVTDSPRHGVTRNPYDPARTSGGSSGGSAVAVAVGAGPLSIGTDGGGSVRIPASFCGIFALKPTYGRVPLYPSSPFGTLSHAGPMTRDAADAALMLDVISGEDWRDWSHLGPASSVRDGLSDGVKGLRIAYSPSFGGQVAVRPAVASAVRRAVGALAGLGAYIEESDPDIADPVEAFHTLWFSGAARLLQHFGAEQRELLDPGLREVSGIGARYSALEYLAAVDTRMELGRRMGRFHTSYDLLVTPTLPITAFEAGFEVPVHSGQHRWTGWTPFTYPFNMTQQPAATVPCGVDEDGLPIGVQLIGPRHADALVLRAAHALYESGAAAMPVPAPTAPGGS from the coding sequence ATGTCTCCGCTGACTGACCTGACCGCACGCCAACTGCTGGCCGGCTACGAGAAGGGCGACTTCTCCCCCGTCGACGCGACCCTCGCCGCGCTGGAACGGATCGAGGTGGTGCAGCCGCTGGTCAATGCCTTTGTCCGGGTCGATGCCGAACAGGCACTGGCCCAGGCGCGGGCATCCACCGAGCGGTGGCACAGAAAGCAGCCGCAGGGGCTGCTCGACGGAGTGCCGGTGACGGTGAAGGACCTCCTGCTGCAGCGCGGGGTCCCGACCCTGCGCGGCTCCAAAACCGTTTCGGCGGAGGGCAAGTGGGACGAGGACGCGCCGTCCGTCGCCCGGCTGCGCGCGCACGGCGCGGTCTTCCTCGGCAGGACGACGACGCCGGAGTTCGGCTGGAAGGGTGTCACCGATTCGCCGCGTCACGGAGTGACGCGCAATCCGTACGATCCGGCGCGGACATCCGGCGGCTCCAGCGGCGGCAGCGCGGTGGCCGTGGCGGTCGGCGCGGGTCCGCTGTCGATCGGCACGGACGGCGGCGGCTCGGTCCGCATCCCCGCGTCCTTCTGCGGGATCTTCGCGCTGAAGCCGACGTACGGACGGGTGCCGCTGTATCCGTCCAGCCCCTTCGGGACGCTCTCCCACGCGGGCCCGATGACACGGGACGCCGCGGACGCCGCGCTGATGCTCGATGTGATCAGCGGCGAGGACTGGCGGGACTGGTCGCATCTGGGCCCGGCGAGCAGCGTCCGCGACGGCCTCTCGGACGGAGTGAAGGGGCTGCGGATCGCCTACTCGCCGTCCTTCGGCGGTCAGGTAGCGGTGCGCCCCGCGGTCGCGTCCGCGGTGCGGCGGGCGGTGGGGGCGCTGGCGGGCCTCGGCGCGTACATCGAGGAGTCCGATCCGGACATCGCCGACCCGGTGGAGGCCTTCCACACCCTGTGGTTCAGCGGTGCGGCCCGGCTGCTGCAGCATTTCGGCGCGGAGCAGCGGGAGTTGCTGGACCCGGGGCTGCGCGAGGTCTCCGGGATCGGGGCGCGGTACAGCGCGCTGGAGTACCTGGCGGCCGTGGACACCCGGATGGAGCTGGGCCGGCGCATGGGGAGGTTCCACACCTCGTACGACCTGCTGGTCACGCCGACCCTGCCGATCACGGCCTTCGAGGCCGGGTTCGAGGTGCCCGTCCACTCGGGGCAGCACCGCTGGACGGGGTGGACGCCGTTCACGTACCCCTTCAACATGACTCAGCAGCCCGCCGCGACCGTGCCGTGCGGCGTGGACGAGGACGGGCTGCCGATCGGTGTCCAGTTGATCGGGCCGCGGCACGCGGACGCGCTGGTACTGCGGGCGGCGCACGCCCTGTACGAGTCGGGCGCGGCCGCGATGCCGGTGCCCGCTCCTACGGCGCCCGGCGGAAGCTGA
- a CDS encoding maleate cis-trans isomerase family protein — translation MTTVGLLYPGHSAEDDYPRFEVLLDSDIRLPVVHTDIGEDAHRVDALLEMGSAERLAAGVEELRLEGAESVVWACTSGSFVYGWDGAHEQIRSLARAAGLPASSTSFAFAHALRELGAQRVAVAATYPEDVTAHFTAFLKASGAEVVADRASGIVTAAEVGTWGRAEVLELARAGDHPDAEVVLLPDTALHTAAYLADLEEVLGKPVLTANQVTVWEGLRLADRRAWVYGPKLGTLFAKRE, via the coding sequence ATGACCACGGTCGGACTTCTCTACCCCGGGCACTCCGCCGAGGACGACTATCCCCGGTTCGAGGTGCTGCTCGACAGCGACATCAGACTGCCCGTCGTCCACACCGACATCGGCGAGGACGCGCACCGCGTCGACGCGCTGCTGGAGATGGGATCGGCGGAGCGGCTCGCCGCGGGTGTGGAGGAGCTCCGGCTCGAAGGGGCGGAGTCGGTGGTGTGGGCGTGCACCAGCGGGAGTTTTGTGTACGGCTGGGACGGGGCGCACGAACAGATCCGCTCCCTCGCCCGGGCCGCGGGTCTGCCCGCGTCGAGTACGTCGTTCGCCTTCGCCCATGCGCTACGGGAGCTGGGCGCGCAGCGCGTCGCGGTCGCCGCGACCTATCCGGAGGACGTCACCGCGCACTTCACCGCCTTCCTCAAGGCGTCCGGCGCCGAGGTGGTCGCGGACAGGGCGAGCGGGATCGTCACGGCGGCCGAGGTGGGCACCTGGGGCCGGGCGGAGGTGCTGGAGCTGGCGCGCGCTGGCGACCATCCGGACGCGGAGGTGGTGCTGCTGCCCGACACGGCCCTGCACACCGCGGCGTACCTCGCAGACCTGGAGGAGGTGCTGGGCAAGCCGGTGCTCACCGCCAACCAGGTGACGGTGTGGGAGGGGCTGCGGCTGGCCGACCGCAGGGCCTGGGTGTACGGGCCGAAGCTGGGCACGCTGTTCGCGAAACGGGAATGA
- a CDS encoding glycosyl hydrolase family 18 protein, with product MHSRRPLLAALTTAALAAGALAGFTGLGTAGAAAGGDATAAAASTGGVKIAYYDQWSVYGNAFYPKHLDTRGIADKLDVINYSFGNIHPTDLTCFEANKAAGDDNNPNAGDGAGDSYADYQKSFAAADSVDGVADTWNQPIVGVFNQFKELKAKHPKLKINISIGGWTYSKYFHDAAKTDASRKNLVASCVKQYIAGDLPVDGGYGGEGAAAGIFDGIDIDWEYPGSEGGHLGNHYGAEDKANFTLLLAEFRKQLDEYGAAHGGKKYLLTAALPAGQDKIKNIETDKIGAYLDYANIMTYDMHGAWDADGPAYHQSPLYSPASDPTDVIAPGTQKYSIDNAIDSWLDGNAAYGIAGGFPANKLTLGYEFYYRGWKGVPAGAKNGLAQSATGASGARPVSQQAGIAHYKELGGIVDNAATTFWDDEAKAAYFYKDGEFFTGLDKRAIQARADYAHNRGLAGAMMYSLLGLDEQTTLLNQIVTAVGGSAAPDPTPSPSDPTPTPGNPTPSPGNPTPSPSAPPAGCTAPAWSPAPAYTGSTQVSHNGHVWKAKWWTQGEEPGTTGEWGVWQDLGAC from the coding sequence GTGCACTCCCGCAGACCCTTGCTCGCGGCCCTGACGACCGCGGCGCTCGCCGCCGGAGCCCTGGCCGGTTTCACAGGCCTCGGCACCGCCGGGGCCGCGGCCGGTGGCGACGCCACGGCCGCCGCCGCCTCCACCGGCGGGGTGAAGATCGCGTACTACGACCAGTGGAGCGTGTACGGCAACGCCTTCTACCCCAAGCACCTGGACACCCGGGGCATCGCGGACAAGCTCGATGTCATCAACTACTCGTTCGGCAACATCCACCCCACCGACCTGACCTGCTTCGAGGCGAACAAGGCGGCGGGCGACGACAACAACCCCAACGCAGGTGACGGCGCGGGCGATTCGTACGCCGACTACCAGAAGTCCTTCGCCGCGGCGGACAGCGTCGACGGCGTCGCCGACACCTGGAACCAGCCGATCGTGGGCGTCTTCAACCAGTTCAAGGAGCTGAAGGCGAAGCACCCCAAGCTCAAGATCAATATCTCGATCGGCGGCTGGACCTACTCCAAGTACTTCCACGACGCGGCGAAGACGGACGCGAGCCGCAAGAACCTGGTCGCCTCCTGCGTCAAGCAGTACATCGCGGGCGACCTGCCGGTCGACGGCGGCTACGGCGGCGAGGGCGCGGCCGCCGGGATCTTCGACGGCATCGACATCGACTGGGAGTACCCGGGCTCGGAGGGCGGCCATCTCGGCAACCACTACGGCGCCGAGGACAAGGCCAACTTCACGCTGCTGCTGGCGGAGTTCCGCAAGCAGCTCGACGAGTACGGAGCGGCGCACGGCGGCAAGAAGTACCTGCTGACTGCGGCGCTCCCGGCCGGCCAGGACAAGATCAAGAACATCGAGACGGACAAGATCGGCGCGTACCTCGACTACGCGAACATCATGACGTACGACATGCACGGCGCCTGGGACGCGGACGGGCCGGCGTACCACCAGTCGCCGCTGTACTCGCCGGCCTCCGACCCGACCGACGTGATCGCGCCGGGCACGCAGAAGTACTCGATCGACAACGCCATCGACTCCTGGCTGGACGGGAACGCGGCGTACGGCATCGCGGGCGGCTTCCCGGCGAACAAGCTGACGCTGGGGTACGAGTTCTACTACCGCGGCTGGAAGGGCGTCCCGGCCGGCGCGAAGAACGGCCTCGCGCAGTCCGCGACCGGCGCCTCGGGAGCCCGCCCGGTCAGCCAGCAGGCGGGCATCGCGCACTACAAGGAGCTCGGCGGCATCGTCGACAACGCGGCGACGACGTTCTGGGACGACGAGGCGAAGGCGGCGTACTTCTACAAGGACGGGGAGTTCTTCACCGGTCTCGACAAGCGGGCTATCCAGGCGCGCGCGGACTACGCGCACAACCGTGGCCTGGCGGGCGCGATGATGTACTCGTTGCTCGGCCTCGACGAGCAGACCACGCTGCTCAACCAGATCGTCACCGCGGTCGGCGGCTCGGCCGCCCCGGACCCGACCCCGTCTCCGTCGGACCCGACGCCGACCCCGGGCAATCCGACCCCGTCCCCGGGCAACCCCACCCCGTCGCCGTCCGCCCCGCCGGCCGGCTGCACGGCACCGGCCTGGTCCCCGGCCCCGGCGTACACCGGCTCGACGCAGGTCTCCCACAACGGCCATGTCTGGAAGGCCAAGTGGTGGACCCAGGGCGAAGAGCCGGGCACCACGGGTGAATGGGGCGTCTGGCAGGACCTGGGCGCCTGCTGA
- a CDS encoding LLM class flavin-dependent oxidoreductase gives MRRRAPPVDEIRGTANGTAPVPLSVLDLVTVGSGRTATDALRTSVDIARLAERRGFHRHWVAEHHSMPGVASSSPAVILAHLAAHTERIRLGSGGVMLPNHAPLVIAEQFGTLEALAPGRIDLGLGRAPGTDGATAAALRRADRLGSSLPEARGEGADEFPQQLAELTRFLDDDFPDGHPYARIHAVPGPVQGPSARPPIWLLGSSGFSARLAGVLGLPFAFAHHFSAQNTVPALDLYRDSFRPSQILDAPYAVIGVSALASDDEREARRQVLTGALSMVRLRTGRPGLIPTPEEAAAYEFSAIEREFVDSWLSNVIHGTPDAVRTGLDDLQKRTGADELMITANAHGGDARLRSYELIADAYDLPGGLVHS, from the coding sequence ATGCGCAGGAGGGCCCCACCGGTGGACGAGATTCGAGGCACGGCGAACGGAACCGCCCCCGTACCGCTGTCGGTACTGGACCTGGTGACGGTCGGCAGCGGCCGTACCGCGACCGACGCCCTGCGTACCAGCGTGGACATCGCGCGGCTCGCCGAGCGCCGCGGCTTCCACCGCCACTGGGTCGCCGAGCACCACTCCATGCCGGGGGTCGCCTCGTCCTCGCCGGCCGTGATCCTCGCCCACCTCGCCGCCCACACCGAGCGCATCCGTCTCGGTTCCGGCGGTGTGATGCTCCCCAACCACGCGCCGCTCGTGATCGCCGAGCAGTTCGGCACGCTCGAGGCCCTCGCGCCGGGCCGGATCGACCTGGGTCTGGGCCGCGCGCCGGGCACCGACGGTGCGACCGCCGCCGCGCTCCGGCGTGCCGACCGGCTGGGGTCCTCCCTGCCGGAGGCCAGGGGAGAGGGCGCGGACGAGTTCCCGCAGCAACTCGCCGAGCTGACCCGGTTCCTCGACGACGACTTCCCGGACGGCCATCCGTACGCCCGTATCCACGCGGTCCCCGGGCCGGTCCAGGGCCCCTCGGCCCGCCCGCCGATCTGGCTGCTCGGCTCCTCCGGCTTCAGCGCGCGGCTGGCCGGCGTCCTCGGACTGCCCTTCGCCTTCGCGCACCACTTCTCGGCGCAGAACACCGTCCCTGCGCTGGACCTCTACCGCGACTCCTTCCGCCCCTCGCAGATCCTCGACGCCCCGTACGCGGTGATCGGCGTCTCCGCGCTCGCCTCGGACGACGAGCGGGAGGCGCGCCGTCAGGTACTGACCGGCGCGCTGTCGATGGTCCGGCTGCGCACCGGCCGCCCCGGGCTGATCCCCACGCCCGAGGAGGCGGCGGCGTACGAATTCAGCGCCATCGAGCGGGAGTTCGTGGACAGCTGGCTGTCGAATGTCATCCACGGCACTCCGGACGCGGTGCGCACCGGCCTGGACGACCTCCAGAAGCGCACCGGCGCCGACGAGTTGATGATCACGGCCAATGCGCACGGCGGCGACGCGCGGCTGCGCTCGTACGAACTGATCGCGGATGCCTACGATTTGCCGGGTGGACTGGTTCATTCCTGA